ttaacGTAAAGTTGAGGGTGTAAATGATTTTCATCCCTTCACAACACTTTTATCTTCTCCTAAATATGCATCTCTTAATTGTGTTACAGATGTATGTTCATATtcatttcatgattttttttttttttggggacatCCATACTTCAATACTTCATCTCTGTCCTTATTTATGCATGTCATTAGGCAAACAAATTTTGGAGATTCAAAATTACCAAAAGTCATTCGCTCATTCTAATATAACTCAAATTATTAATTTTGATGTAGTATCTACTTTTGACTTTTGCGATTCCACTGATTTCTGTATAGTGGTACAAAGGTTCTTCCTTTTAAACTATATAAATTAAAAGAAGGATTTTCCACCACAAACTCAATCTGATCTCTTAATCTTCAACTTTTTCCCTATATCTTTCTCACATGGTTTCGAGCTCACTTGTTTCCGCATAGCATTTTACTTGATGCTTCAAATATAAAAGGTCCAACGCTATAGAAATCAGACTTGGGTGGTTGGACCGGGAGTACCGCAGGGGTAACAATCGGTGGCTTAGGGGGTACGATAGGTTTCAATAAAGCACCTGATTTTCCACCATTGAAGTTTGTTGGGACATTACAATTGGGATTTGGTGATTTCATTAAGTATACTTTGCATTTGCCTATATCTGCTCCGCTTAAAGATTTGGGCATGATCCCGAACTCTCCATTCTTGTCTGTTGTGGCCGATTGAACAATTGCATTCTTTCCGTTGTAGCAAACTAGCCTCACAGAAGCTCCTGCAAGAATATTAATTAGTACAACCATTGAATTATGTAAGTTCCATTCCAAGAGAAAAATGATTACAATATGATATAAGAAGGAAATCAAAGATACATAATTGATTTTGTCTTGAGTTTATGTTATATAACAAAATATTTATATGATAAAGGTTACTTATAAAATAATTACGTACAGCAATTGAATTGACCTCCTCTTACAAGCTAAACTTCTGAACTATACGGATTATGGCGGATATAGCATACAATATACAATAAATAGGTTCAGGAACTTACCTAATAGTTTCAACACATGCAAAGTACAGTATATAAATACATGCATGTAAAAATTTAGTAAAATTTCTAAAGATATTAAATGATGAATTTGAAGATTTCAAGAGTGTAATTTGTTTCGTAATAAATATTTAAAGATTGAACCCATCAAATTTAAATCTTCTCATTTTAGCACCTTTATCTTTGCGTGTAATTGCAAGTAGATGAGTATAAATGTAACAATTGAGGAGAAAAAAGTGCGTGAACTGACCTTGAAGTAGGGAAGCGTTGAGGAGTGTGGGAACCCCATAGCTGTTGCAGGATTTACAGTAAACAAGACCATTGACCGTTAGAGCTGGCTTGGCGGTGGGAAGAGCTGAAGGTGTAAGCGGCTTAACTGGTCGTGTTGGTAGATGTGGAATAGGGGGTGGATTCGCTGCATGTGATGGAAATGGTGCTAATATTACAGGTGGCTGAGCAGttggtgatggtgatggtgatggtgcCATAACTGGTGGATTAGCGATTGATGGAGGAGGAGCTGGCGAAGGCGATTTCTTAGAAGGTGGTGGCGGTGGCGGTGGTGGTGATTGCTTTGCTGGTGAAGGTGGTGGTTTCTTTGCAGACTGATCAGGTGGTGACGGAAGTGATGGCTTACATGGTGGTGATGGGCGTCGACTACCACCACCATCTTCGCCAGAAGCAGCACCTCTGGCAGCTGCAGCTGCAGTAGCGGCAGCAGCAGCTTCGGCCGCAGCAGCGGCTTGGGCGGCAGCAGCAGCTTCGGCCGCAGCAGCAGCTTGGGCAGCAGCAATAGCAgcagcaacagcagcagcaaTATCATTAGTTGATGGCGGAGGCGAATGTCGTGATGGCGACTGTCGAGGTGGTGATGGTGACGGTGACGGTGACGGCGTAGGTGTTAACGACGGAGCTGGTGATGGTGAACGCGTAGGTGGCGACGATGGAGCTGGTGATGGTGACCACGTAGGCGGAGATAATGGTGACTGTCGAGGTGGTGATGGTGACGACGGAACTGGTGCTGGTGATGGTGTAGATGGCGTAGATGGTGATGGTGATCGTCTAGGTGGTGACGACGGAGATGGTGATGGTGAGGGTGAGGGTGAGGGTGAGGGTGGAGGTGGTGACTGTCGAGGTGGTGGTGGTGACGGcggaggtggtggtggtggtggtgaggggGTAGGTGGTGCTGGTGATGCCGACCGCCCACGTCGGATTTCCGGCCCATCACTAAAAATAAGATTAGTTGAGAGGATTGGATCAGTGCCTTCTCCATGGCTGAGCCCCAAGAATGAGGCAAGTACTAGAACAAAGAGGAGGTGTATTAGTAGGGCCTTAGCTGAAAAAACAGCCATAGTTGTTAACTGAATGAAACACCTTTGTTGAAGGAAAGTCAAAAGTGAATGAATTTATAGAAGCCAGGACCGAGCAGATTCTGAAGTTTATTTCATTCAAAcattaaagagaaaaaaaagattGATACAATATAAAAATGTATAACAAGCCCTCTTAATAATAGTATGCTACAACAAAACATAGATGTAAAGAACTTTTTTATGATAGAATTGTCACGTAAATTAATTAAACGACTCTCTACAAAATATAACATATCCCCTCTATGTTATTTTAGAattgcccatatatatatatagagggtCATACGAGGGTTATATATCTTTATTCGTTTTGTAAAGACCCCCATTAACAAATTTTCTTTACTTTGTCACAATCCTAGATAAATTTTTCTTCCCAAAAGTGAATAATTTTATTTGTGCACTTTTAATGTCTAATATTTTTATTTACACCATATCGTTTTCACTTTATACTATCTTGTTCTTCTAACTTTTGCATTTTCTTGCAAATTCCTCAACaaagagcctatttggatgggcttaaaaaaagtaaTTTCTAAGCTAgagctttagataaactaagtaaAACGggctaaattatttttttttgacttattttaaacacaaaatgactttaagctaaaaaatcaaacactcaaaaaaattgaaaacaacttataagtcaatccaaacgggctcaaagtCTTGTTACGAGCCTATGAGGAGCAAAACAAAGAAAATTTATGCTATAAAGAGTTGGAGTCCTTCCACTATTTTGTTTTTTCCGGCCTCTTTGTTATTCATCTTAAAGAAAATATTTATTAGTTACTCATGTTTACTCTAGTATTACAGTTTGATCTGCCAGTAATATTTAAACGTTGttgttttcctttaatttctCTTGATGTTCAAGCTTTCAAGTATCTGCACTTTTAACAGAAAAAACTCCATTACCATAACAGAAATTTGATCAAATATTAGGCAAGGCCATGAGCATGGTCTTTTGTTGCAGAAGCCATGTCGAGATAGTATCGAACATTAGACGTGGGATTGTTTTTCTTTTCTCGTTTTGTTTTTTCTTAAAACAGACCTACTAATTTCTGATGAATTTTGATTGACGCCACTTCACTAATTAGAATATTACTAGTAAGTGCTCTCGTTACAATTGATACCCTATAGTCCTTTACTAATTGTAGTAGGagagttttgaatttttttcttccAGCTCGCTAATTGCGGTACCATTTTATATTGTAAATAATACATAAGAAATTCAGCAAAAGAATGAAACACATTTTTTTCCGAGATTATGaaattaatatttttctttttcttataatCAACagtgtttaccccggatttggataatcaattgaatttataaatgaggtataggatatgtggttgaactttaatctattcttgATTGAGAGTAAATGGACTAGGATGAGCTATGAGTAATTTGAATAGTAATTGATGGTTTGCAACAAATGCgtatattaaataatatatggTACCATTTGATTGAACAAATCTAAAGAAGAACACAACAAATTCGGACCAAAATCAGGTAATAAGAGGGAGAGGATTATATATTTCGCTACTACAAATGTTCTAGATCTGAAGAAGCTAACCCTTAAAAGCAGGGTAAtggcctctatttatagttttgcctcatgggcctcatacaacataaagcctttttcaataaagaaaaaccctaaaaaagataaggttggtcatacggtctgacacccgtacgacagGCAGTCCAATGTGGCaaaacggtcttgacgcgtgtcaattgtgtaacggatcaaccggaccaacggccacgatcaaccgaaccaacgaccacgatcaaccaggacaatggccatgatccacttggctatggagaaaccggaccaaacgatatCCTTCGCTTTCTTCagatcaagcactcctccggtcctgaaagaaagtcttcatgctcgtgctaatttctttcttccctcggacTCCGGTCTTACCGGTTAGCATATATCCTATTTTTATCGTATACAAAGAGAAAACTTCATTCTGTTAggctaaaacggcccaaagatactcttaacatgatgtgatattgtccgctttgggccaagctcgtactgttttccccaaaaggcctcacatcattaaaaGTATCCAACTTCTTATAAATAGCTCCCTTTTCTTTTCAGCaatcaatgtggtactttgttcgcacaccaaacaatctccccctcgaactaagttccacgtggctcattatcataccacgggtcagagattcaacatgtctgtGTGTCACCCACACTatcagagtatttacggtcaccgaagctCAAAGGTTGTgaatgcgtcttcaaagctacgggtaaaAGTCGCAAACCAGCCCATAGACGGTCAAAGGTACTAAGCCTggccccacgccacactccgccatcttcatacttgtcccgccaaaccattggctctgatactaGTTGTTGGGCTAGAACGGCCCAAAGATACTtccttaacatgatgtgatattgtccgctttaggCCAAGCCTGCACGGTTTtcccccaaaaggcctcacatcattaagagtatccaactccttataagtagctcctttttctttccagctaccgatgtggtactttgttcgcacacccaacaatctccctCTCGAACTAAGTTCTACATGACTCATTACCATAACtcacgggtcagagattcaacatgtctgtGTGCCACCCACATCGTCAAAttatttacggtcaccgaagcccaaaggctGTGTATGAGTCTTCAAAGCTATGGGTAAATTTCGTAAACCAgcccatagacgggcaaaggcactaagcTGGGCCCATCTTCATACTGgtcccgccaaaccattggctctaataccagttgttgggctacAACGGCCCAAAGATGCTCTAAACATGATATAATATTGTCCGCTTtgattcaaatagtgtgggaagttttgacttgggtatttcttcgcTGTTACCTCATCgagcaatttggttattgcttgtttcttcccaacaaagtggtatcagagcttgtggttgCATTTGGTTGTGTTGACTGTCTATTtgaatgatgtgaggccttttggggaaaaccgtgtgggcttggcccaaagcggacaatatcacattatgttaagagtatctttgggtcgtttagcccaacaactggtgtcacgacccagccccgtgggccatgactagtgcccgagctggacacccatatgtacctgtcaaacataatcggactgatactataggtcctcgatcaatcacaacgtaataacatatgcaagccgacgaggcttccactgtatatcattataatacgcaagccgacaaggctgccactacatatcagaatattacgcaagccgacaaggctgccactacgaaacgatgatatatgcaagccggcaaggctgctacaacagaacaataatatatgcaagccggcaaggttgccacaaccctagaacatCCATAATGACCATATAGGAACAATTGACCATatctgaatacaacccacatacatgtctacagacctctaagagtatcaacagtaacacatgacggaacagggccccgttgtacccctggacaaaacatatatatatatatatatatatatatatatatatatatatatatatatatatatatatatatatatatatatatatatatatatatatatatatatacatatcaggaagtctgtaccaagatctaggctccggaacgacggagctctccaagacagcagaaagggaatgcTCAGCGGGCGGATTACCAAAGCGattatctgcacctgcgggcatgaaacgcagcccctgaagaaagggggttagtacggaatatgtactgagcatgtaaagcattgaatacagtaaacaggatcataactgaaataagaagtacagaaaacgagtacaataaccagaataccaaaatgcttgtctttaaacataaatcatgcatgtcaatatcatatatcatatccggccaattatgggactcggtgaacgtggtcgccacctcgtctttggcgccataacacagcatactccagaacatagcataactccataacacaacataacccCGTGACACAgtataactccataacacagcataacaccataacacagcataacaccataatatatatatagaccgtacccgaccctctagtgagagactctgTGAACAATggagtggaagtgtgcacgataacagatcctggcccgggactcagtgaaaggcatattgaggcatgcacgagcagagtagtgagaaactatatgcaattttaaaatattttcaagACGCAacagaatagtcaacacgaatttaccatttgaaaatcaagacaacagtcGTATCAAATgtctttcgaatgtcactcggaacatatcaaacatcccttgaacgttatcataagtatatcacaaagccttaaggatcatagtcatatgtcactatagtatgaaacaccttctAGAAGTACaatcactagttatcatagagttcctaagaataggaacgggtatacgtcgactattatccaacataCAGAAAACTAaaaagggaggctcaatcacttgagaattgtaatatcaagaagtgattAAGAATCATACATATCACTCAAAGGTTAGGAATGGAATTACTCCAAAGTTAATATCATTCattacttaaatctaagacatgccaaaagaaagaagggacaactttacatacctgttagcggctattcgtaacccgttcgtctcgtcgctcttttagcctatttaatataagattaacgttatcgttagtaattatattttctagttcacaaatctatagcccatttcttatagaacctatatttgagcttatatattctcgtttaggatTTTCTATTAGCTAAAGGCTtagcgaaaatcgggcagcacttcccctatataatcgcccatcccaaatttccaattgccctcctgttaacacagagataccaacaacaacatatggacataatcatatcttcaattctttcaattccataaggataacgacatgttcatatcaacacaacttcaaccttaacattctaattcttttcatcccttcaccatataatccatgacagcaacaacaactataatgcaacttaaaTTAATTTACCACGCCTAATTAGAACAGTCCCCCTACACGGCTTAATttacatttcaacaccaacatctacaacttcttatattcatcacatatctacaaatttatacaagcttaaattgtctccaaaatgtgtataaaaagagatcaaatcttaccttaatcaacttgGATCCTTAACCTTGCTAATTACTTAAATAATTTCAACACTTTGAGGCATTAATTTCCCTCCATCAAGCTTCCATTGCTCGGCTAAAAGCAACTTTGGTCGAGAGGCTTTTTGTGCTTTCACTTCAAGAAAATGTTTATGTGTTTTGTGTTCAACTACAATGTGGAAGATGACTCATTTGGTGATATACATATATGAGCCTCCTAGGCCCTACTCGTGACCAGCAAAACTCTAATCCATGTGGAGTATATTTGGTCTAATATTTAATTAAATGCATCACTTGCACCCTATTCTGTGAAGACCATATTTGGCCTTTAGTGGAAAATCATATAGTCATATTAGGCCCACTAAGTGATAAAATAATGTGATATGCATAATGATTAAAGTATTCCATATCTACTATATGTAGTGGAACATACAGAAATACCACTAAGTGATAAAATAATGTGATATGCATAATGATTAAAGTATTCCATATCTACTATATGTAGTGGAACATACAGAAATACCACTAAGTGATAAAATAATGTGATATGCATAATGATTAAAGTATTCCATATCTACTATATGTAGTGGAACATACGGAAATACTACATTTAACTTGGATTCATATATTAAAATACCAATAAATCAAAAATATCTTAAAGAAGTTTACACATATACTAACGTAAATATTGGGATAGgtagaaaatatattttgtcatatgttcctagtccaaaaatacgggtcgttatagcttggaccgtatttcattcaaataattttgaaccttgacgaaacttattttctttgacttgattaacttacgaataatcccacgtacaaaatacgggatataacaactggtatcagagcaagatcGTTTTTTTAAATggcagtaattaccatatttggaaaagcaagatgaaagatcttctatttgtcaagaaattgcatttagctatgtttgcttctaagaaacccgagtctattgaagatgaggccatggatagtgaagaaaaagaaaggtggtttgatgctatgcaagatgggattaaatccttgcatgataatcatacatttgatctGGTTAAGCTTCTTACAGACAGAAAACTTTAAAAAACAGGTGGGTTTTCAGGGTGAAGCATAAAGATGGTAACCCAGTTCCACGGTACAAGGCTAGATTGGTTTTCCAGGGCTTTAATCAGAAGaagggagttgattttgatgaaatctttTCTCCAGTTGTGAAGATGTCATCCATTCAGGTTGTTCTGGGCTTGGCTGCAAGTCTAGATTTAGAGTGTTGCTTGATCACCGGGATGGCggtttcctccacatagtcgggagggggagaattgttaggtttttgggttttctcttcctatgtggaattggattaataaaacccaatccaatttggaccaggccaattttgcccaaaatttcctctatatataggatcaatttttgtcttattttcagaacacaagagtgaatttatAGCAGCCATATatagagaaaaacgtgagagagaaaacagattttcgtccagaaattttctgctacagcagtctGCTTTAAATTACGTTTCCCGATTCGTTAACtgttggatcgtgctgaaatttgaattgggggttctcaacatctggttcttcgatttcaacaTGTGGTCTGTAGCTCTAGTTTTCGAGCACGAACAGTAGCTCGTTTTTGGGggttatttttttcctttcttcgctagttttggtgctatcttttatgtattgttgctctgtgcctggctttgttgttgtagccatttggagaacattgttgtaattcttgttgtttatagtggagcttttgtgggtcGGAGGtaccgtggatgtttcctcttcactttgaaggggttttaccacgtaaatttggtgtgtCTTCCATTCGATttgtttttgcttgctttgctattttattgttggtatagctgctgcccggatttccatttgtgctagtgtgtattgtcttctcttggttcaaatagtgtgagaagttttgacttgggtatttcttccgctgttacctcgtcgtgcaatttggttattgtttGTTTCTTCCCCACACATTCTACACAAAACATACAAATAGAAAAAGATTTCTATAATCAGATGTTGTTGAAACAAAAGAACCAACTTTTAATACTGTTATGAATACTCAAGTTTACTTACACATTGGAGACCGTATGCGGCTTTTGGTACATGTTAGTGAGTTTTATCCCCTCCAAAAATGAGGAATTATGTGGACAATTTTTCGAAAGTAGAACAAAACCGCACGACCCTGTGAACTATGTATCGACTATGTAATTTGCTTAAAATAAACTATTCAATTAAACACACCATCTCTTATTGCAATATTAGCTTAACTATGATATTTGTTGCATACTTTAGCTTTATTAAGCGAACCGAACAATCACAGGAAGTCAGTAATTTTGTTTTACTTTCTCCTGCATTACCAAATGAGTTTTGCCAAAGCCTAGCTAGTTATAAAGTATTCGACGATATGCTATTGCATGCTTTTCATTTTAAGGAAAACATTGAAATACAAATTAAACGAGGGAAAACAGACTTGCCTGATTAAGACTTTAATAATCCTCCTGTTTTACTTTCTCTAGTCCTATTCCTCATTTCATGACTAACATTGAGCTAGAATAATGATGATACTATGATAGCAAGGAAGAATCAGTTAGGGGACTGAAGATAAATGTTGGAATCAATTTTTATTTGAAGTCCTTTTGACAtttgatatcctgatctcaaatTCTGACGAGCACCCACTTCAACGGAAGGCATTATATTTTGGAGATGAGCTCAGGAGAAGACTGGATGGCGCAAAGGTTTGGCCAATGATAACATAGAGCGGATCTagaatttaaagtttatgagttCGGAGTGTCACTTAATTTTCTGATCATTTGaattattgattttttaataATTACTATATATTTAGTAGATTTTCTAATATATGGTATATGGAATCTGAACTCAAAAGTTATTGAATTCATTCAAACCTGTAATTCATATTGTAGACCTGCTAGGTTGCTACTACATCTCAGTGCCATCCCTGTGGCTGACACAAGGGATTAAGGCAAATATGAGTTTTTGCTAGTAAAAATTCTTTGTAAAGACGTACTACACGCGTGACAAAAGTTGATTTGGAccgcaaaattcatttttttttctggaCCCCAAATGTTCACGAACAAAGTAGAAACGAACAAATATGTTAGAAAAGTTAAATGAGCCAAAAACGTAAAATGGAAAAAAGGAAGTTAACTCAGAACTTCTACATGTTTTGATATCAGGTTAAATAGTGCGATCATATGTAGGAATCTAGTAGCactttgttggtgagggttcgaatttCCACATTGTAATTCCCTCCCCATTTCTCATTCCtctacccctatgtaataaaaacaatatatttttttaaaagtgatCATCTTAATTATTTGAAAAACTAAATTGTTAAATACGTcacttatatttatttatttatttatcgcGTCATGTTTTTAGCATCTTATATGAGTCGAGATATATTTGAATATGTAAATTTCATTCTTAGAAATGCCTTTTTCATCTTTCAATACCTCTAATTAACAAGTCCGAATATTATCTCCCTTTAGTTGTTCATGTAGTCTCTGCTGTAGTAATTAACTACGGAATCAAACGCGGGGAAAAGACAATATTTAGAGATCAAAATTGCAGAATCATTCACGCATTCATAGTCCATTACTTGTACTTTAAATATTGGTAGGTCCTAATTTTGGACATACGATTGAAAGCTCAAAGTTCTCAATAGTGGCCACTATTCTTTTTTACTACAAATATCCGAATACTGTTGTTTATTTCTCTAATGATGAAGGCCACGAATGACCATACTATTTCCAGCGACACGAGCTGAGCATCTTAACAGCATATCTGGTGGTGTCCGTCCCACAACTGATGGCTGAGGAGCTGGTGATGGAGATGGTGCCATATCATCAACTGGTGGAGGAGGCGGTGATGGCTtcagtggtggtggtggtggtgacgGCTGTTGCCGCTTAGGTGGAGGTCTACTGGGAGAACATTTGGATTCCCCAAAGGAAGGAAAGTTATTACTCTTCGGCCATTTAAGATGCTCAAGAGTTGCATCAGGCAAAGTTTCAA
Above is a genomic segment from Lycium barbarum isolate Lr01 chromosome 12, ASM1917538v2, whole genome shotgun sequence containing:
- the LOC132624565 gene encoding sulfated surface glycoprotein 185-like: MVGIPVKALVLLQLSMLVLSSFSGQGIETLPDATLEHLKWPKSNNFPSFGESKCSPSRPPPKRQQPSPPPPPLKPSPPPPPVDDMAPSPSPAPQPSVVGRTPPDMLLRCSARVAGNSMVIRGLHH
- the LOC132622938 gene encoding pistil-specific extensin-like protein produces the protein MAVFSAKALLIHLLFVLVLASFLGLSHGEGTDPILSTNLIFSDGPEIRRGRSASPAPPTPSPPPPPPPPSPPPPRQSPPPPSPSPSPSPSPSPSSPPRRSPSPSTPSTPSPAPVPSSPSPPRQSPLSPPTWSPSPAPSSPPTRSPSPAPSLTPTPSPSPSPSPPRQSPSRHSPPPSTNDIAAAVAAAIAAAQAAAAAEAAAAAQAAAAAEAAAAATAAAAARGAASGEDGGGSRRPSPPCKPSLPSPPDQSAKKPPPSPAKQSPPPPPPPPSKKSPSPAPPPSIANPPVMAPSPSPSPTAQPPVILAPFPSHAANPPPIPHLPTRPVKPLTPSALPTAKPALTVNGLVYCKSCNSYGVPTLLNASLLQGASVRLVCYNGKNAIVQSATTDKNGEFGIMPKSLSGADIGKCKVYLMKSPNPNCNVPTNFNGGKSGALLKPIVPPKPPIVTPAVLPVQPPKSDFYSVGPFIFEASSKMLCGNK